CTTAGCGACCTTGCACATGCGTTGAAAACCCCTCTCGCGGTGATTAAATCAAGTCCGCTTGCAAAAGATGCTGATGCACAGGAACAGTTAGACAGAATTAATGTGATGATCGAACATCAATTGAAACGTGCTGCTACTGGAGCGTCCGATACTTGGAAGAAACAAACATCTGTAAAACCTGTACTAGACTCTATATTAAATGCCATGACTAAGGTATATCACGATAAACACATTCAATTTTCGTCAGAATGTGCAGAGGAAGTTGCATTTTTAGGTGATAAAACAGATTTAATGGAAATTCTTGGCAATATTATAGATAACGCTTGTAAAGCCTGTAATTCCTTGGTCGATATAAATGTAAGTGCACCTAAAAAACGCCTACTTATAATCGAAGTAGAGGATGATGGTCCTGGCATTCCTGAACATCGCCGATCAGAGCTATTAACTCGAGGTACTAGATTAGACACTTATGAGGCTGGTCACGGTGTGGGAATGGCAATCGTTTCTGATTTAGTGAAGTCTTATCATGGCTTAATGCAGATTGGGACTTCCAAACACGGCGGTGCGAAATTTACGATAGAGTTTAACCATGAAAAAAATAATTAGCATCTTGTTGGTATTAGGACTACCTTTTTCTTCTTTTGCAGAGGAAGACTTCGAGCTAAAGGACTGTAAAAAACATGAATCAAGTCATCCAGAAAAAGCAAAGAAATTCTTGATGTGTCTTGATAGCAATATCAACCTACTTGAACGCCATCGTCAAACTTGGATCACTAAGCTCTTGCTCGACACCAAGAAGTATCAATCTGACACTGGCAATACCCAGATATTGCCAATTATGGAGCGTGCTCTTCGCAACCAGGAAGAATATATGGAGGACAGTTGTCGGTGGCGATATCTACTGGATATGCCAAACGCAACGCGTTCTGCTACTGCTTATAAAAATTGTAAAATTGCATTTCTAAAAGCACACATCATCGAACTTAAAAGCAGTAAAGTATTGAAAGAAGATTTAAATATCTAACGACATTGTTGATCAAAACAGTACTAGGCTACCTTAGCATCCTGAACTTCGGTTAATTGCAGCCAAAATCCTGTTAGTCAAAAATAGCAACATTCTCGGAAAAGGAGCTGTTTGTAGCTCCTTTTTTCTTTTCCAAGCCTCAGTGTTATTAAGATGTTTTATTAACTGGCTGTTCTGAACCGAGAAGGATTGCCAACCACTTGCCCTCTTCGCTCGTTTCAAGAGCGATTTTCACAACCATGGTAAGCGGCACGGAAAGCAGCATTCCTGCGGTTCCGAGTAACCATCCCCAAAAGATTAACGAGAGAAACACGACTAAAGTGGATAAACCTAATCCACGACCCATAAACCTCGGCTCAATAATATTACCCATCAAGGTATTAATACAAATATATCCAACAGCGACAATACCACTCACCAACGGTCCATGTGTCACTAAAGCCAGTAAAACAGGTGGTACCGCTGCGATGATTGAACCTATATTTGGGATATAGTTGAGTAAAAACGCAACAACCCCCCAAAGCACGAAGTAATCAACATCTAATGCCCATAAAAAAACTGCTGCTACAACACCAGTAGCTAATGAAACAAGTGTTTTAATCGCCAAATAACTATTAATAGAATCTAAAAACCTATCTATTTGCTGCATTTTCATTTCTGGGTCGTCTAGTGCGAGGTGTACTTTGTGACTCAAAGAAGGTGCCTCAAAAAGCATAAACACGACGATAAGCAAAATTAAAAAGCTGTTAGCCATCACACCGCCAAAGCCAGTCAACATATTGGTGGCTAAATCGATTAGCTTATTTGGGTCTAGCATGCTAATGAGTTGTTGTTTATCCAATAAGATATTATAGTCTGCCGCCGTGCTGACTAACCAAACGAACTTTTCTTGTAAATCTTCTTTATACGTAGGTAGTTGTTTGGAGAAATCATTGACAGACTGCCCGACAAGCCCACCGATACTCGCACCAATTAAGAGCACTAGTGCGATTACAATCAAAATAGCCAAACCTTTTGGTATCTTAAAGCGGGCCAAAAACTTGAGCATGGGATTACAGATAATCGCAATGAATGCAGCTAATATAAATGGAACGACAATCTCAGTTGCAAGCTTGATACCTCCTAACACTAAAAATAGCGAGGCCAAAACTACCAGCGTTTTATTAATTCCAGTCAGTGAAGACACAGTTCACTCCTTTTGCTTTTTTACCATTTTAAAACAAACCACCTATAATGAAAACGAGTGATCTAACTCCTTGCTAAAACGTAAGTTTATTTGATTACAATAAAGAGTATACAGAATGAATATATTCATAACAGGTGCAACGGGTTTAATTGGTAAAAAGCTGTGTCAGTTTTTAATACACAAACACAATCTCACGGCTCTAACTCGTTCCCCCTCCAAGTCCGCAACACTATTGCCCAACGGAGTTAACTGTGTCACAAATACCGATGATATTGACTTTAATAAGCTTGATGCGGTCATCAATCTTGCGGGTGAACCAATAGCCGATGGTCGATGGAGTAATAAAAAAAAGCAAGAAATTTACAATAGCCGGATAAAAATCACAGAGCAAATTGTCGCTGCGATAAACACAGCGACATCACCGCCAAAAGTGTTTATTTCAGGTAGTGCCATTGGTTTTTATGGACGTCAGCCAGATGATTTAGCTATCACTGAAGATTTTAAGGATTGTCACGATGAATTTTCGCATAGACTGTGTCGAGATTGGGAAAATACGGCTTTTAGAGCCGAATCTTCCCAAACTCGAGTCTGTATATTAAGAACTGGTATCGTACTTTCAAAGTCAGGAGGGGCTCTGGCAAAGATGTTACCACCCTTCCGACTTGGATTTGGCGGACCTATTGGTTCAGGAGATCAAGTGATGTCTTGGATCCATATCGATGATATGATTCAGTCCATACTCTATATTCTTAAACATGATGAAATCTATGGTGCTATTAACGCAACAGCACCTAACCCAGTCTCAAATAAGCAGCTTTCTCAAGCCTTGGCACGTTCTATCTCGCGCCCTTGTCTATTTACAGTGCCACCATTTGCCCTCAAATTGGCTTATGGTGAAATGTCTGAATTGCTGTTGTATGGACAACGCGTAGTACCAAAAAAGCTACTCGATACCGGTTATCGATTCCGCCACGACGATATTGAAGATGCCTTGAACGCACTTAACTTATAATGTAAGTGCAACCCCCTCTTCTGTCGTGATATAGAGCTTTTCTCGTGTTAAGACTTTATCCAGATAATGCTTGGTTTCATCGTAAGGTAAACCCTTTTCTAGCGCTGCTAGAACGTTATCTGGCGATAGTGAATTAATCACCTTTGCTGCTTTCGTGATTGACCTCGAGTCATCAGCGTTAAACACGCGAGCAACGTTGCCAGCTCCCGTATTATAAGCCGCAATCATGCAATATTTACGACTTAGTGGGTTCTGTATTTTACTCAAATAGCGTTTATCGAGGATATTAAGGTAAGCCGTACCCGCTTCAATATTATTATCCGTCACATATAAATAAGGGGCTGACATTGGTTCATCACGATTATAAAGCATGCGGTTTACATCAACACCGGCACTCGTTGGTACTATTTGCATCAAACCAAACGCAGGAATGTGTGATTTTGCCATAGGGTTAAAGTGGCTTTCGGTATGCATAACCGCAAAAATTAGGCTTGGCTCAATGTCAAAGCGCTTCGCTTGTGAGTTCACTTGGCTCGCATAACGTTCCGCTCGATGTTTAGAAAATTCAGCCTGTTTGGGTAATTTAATAGCGATTTCAGATACTACAGTAGGTTCTTTTTTTTCGGTATTACTTGCAGTTTCTAATAACTTTTTCAGGCGCTTTTGTTTTAGTAATTCAAGCTTCTTTTGTTGTTCTTGCTGTTTAGCCTCTGCTAATTTTGTGTCTTCGCCGTCAATGATGGCCTCATCCGTCTGGCGTTCTATGTAACGTTGCTGTTGCTCAAATTGACTATCTATTTGTTTTTTCGCAGCAATCAATGCTTTTGCACGAGCAGCGTTATCAATTTCGCGTTTCTTTGTTTCACTTTGGTCTATTGCAAGCGTATCAGGGTTAAATACATCAATTACTGCTCGGTCTTTCGCAATAAATTCCTTATAGAGAGCTAGAAGTTGAGCCTGAGATACTGGTTCATCTGCTGCATGCCGAACGCTGACCACCAGTTCGTTGGCTTCAAAGTCGACAACCATTCTGGATGATAAATCATCACTGTAGGTGACAAATGCAGCTTGATCAGAAACCGTTATATCTCCCCACTGTTGGATGACGTTATCACGAAAGGCATCGTACTCATCAAAATGCTCTTCGACATAATCAGCAAACTCACTTAATTGCTGGCGTTTATATTGCTCAAACTCGCTCAGTTCTTCGTCACTAGGCTCTGACGCTTGCCAACGTGACATTTTCGCAGACAGCTCTTCAAAAAGCTGGGCTTGACTTGCCATTGCTCCTGGGAGCGCACTTAACGCCATGACTATAAATGAGTATACTGATTTACGCATAAAGCATTCCTTTTAAAATTAAAGCGTGAAATTCACACTTTAATTAGTTAGCCTTGCTATTTCCTTCTCAAGATCCTTTTCCGCTTTGTAAGCTTTAAACTCTTGATATAAGAACTTTTCATCCTGAGGATTTATACTGCGCTTACTTTCTTTGATCAAATCTTTGAAAAGCTCTTTGGTCTGTTCAGGTGATAGCGTCGTCAACGCACAAAAATAATCTTCGCCAGAAATATCAATAACATCTGCTTTAACAATACGAGAACCATTTAATGTTTGTTTGGTCAATTGTTTGGACACAGAACTAAAAGTTGCACCTACGGTGGTATCCCCATTTACATCGCTACGATTCGAAAACGTCTTGTCGAGGCCTTCAACGCGAGTTTCAATTTGCTGGGCTAGCGCAAGACGTGCATTTGCAACCGCCATTTTTTGATCGATTGAAATGTTGCCCGAGTATTTCACACAATCAGCTGCCGCTATTCCGTCTTCGATTGTTGGATTGAGAACCCATTCTGGAATATTAACTCTTGGGCTCGAAGCCGCATCGTCTTTACTTGAACTACAAGCCGATAGCATCCCTATAACGGCCACTGATATGAGTAGTTGTTTTGCTTTCATGTTGGGTTCCTTAATTGCCCTATTTACGGAATAAAATCTATCAAAAAAGTAATTGATTAACAGTAATAAATTGTAAAAACGATTTTTAACAATTTAGTACTTTCAATTCAATTTTTTACTATTTAGCTTATTAGTATATGATTGAACATAAACAACACTGCCACTATAAGAACAAGTATGCAAGGAATGCGATTCCAACTTTATTCACATAAACCAATGTTAAAGCTCTTAATTTTTACAGGTTGCTTGATTCTAAGCGGCTGCAATCTTACGCCAAAAGCCAACAAGCAGGCCATAGAATATGCAGCACAAGGAGATTTTATTGCGGCTCAACAACGCATTGATTATGCCTATAAAAACTCATCTCGTGACGAGCTATTATATTACCTTGAATCGGGCATGTTAGCTCATTTACAACACCATTATGAATTAAGTAATCAACACCTCTCCCACGCAAAAGAAATCATAGAAGCTGCTTACACTGTAAGCATCAGCGACCAACTTTTTTCTGCTTTTACTGGCGCGAGTTACAAAAAATACACTGGCCGCACTTTTCATAAGCCCATGATCCACACGTTAATGGCACTTAATTATGTGTCGCTGGCAAACGCATCTGCTGTAAATCGTGTTGCTTTATATGACTCTGCACTTATAGAGATGCGACAGCTTGACCTATACCTTGCTCAATTACAGCAACGAACAGGTGGTTACATCGACCAACAAAAAACTGGAAATGAAATTGAACAAGTTTTTAAAGCCATTTTTAAGCAACCATTTATAAGCGGTGAACTCGAGTATAAAGACGATGCATTTGCACAGTATTTAAGCGGGATTTTATATGAGCAACAAGGCGAGTTAGATAGTGCTCGGATCCAATATGAGCGAGCAGCAAGCGCGTACCAAAATGGCTTCAGCAAACAGTATAAATTAGGTCAATATGCCAGCCAACAAGCTCAAAAAGATCTGCATAGAATGGTTGCTGATGAAGAAGAAAACTACTTTACATTAGTGCAAAGTCTCGGTGTATCGCCTCAACGTAAAGAATTTAATCTTTACCTAAGTACGGATGAAAAAGCAAAAGCTATTGTCATCACTCCGATCTACTGGGGTACACGAGAGGAACGTCAAGCGCAATTTGCTTGGTTTAATTTAATGTTTGCTGATACCAGTTTATTTGATCTCATCCAAAACTACGCAACTGGAGACTTTAGTGATGTGATATTAGGCTCGGTCACTAAACGCCTACCTCTCGGTGATAAATTATGGCAAAAAGCCGTTGAGGAAGGAGTCATTGATGCACTCAAGTATGGCAGTAGAATATCGGTTACCTATTTACAACCTCATAAGAACAATATCCAACATGTTGCGCTTTTCGCTAACGGACAAAAACTTACAGAATTACACCCCTTTTATTCGGTAAACTTACTCACACTGTATGACGCGCTAGGTAATGCCAATATGGAAATTTACACCGCTATTTCTCGAGAAGTGTTAAAAGCAGTCACAGCAAGTCAGGCTATAAAGCAAGTTGGCATCCAGCAGAACACGCTTTTGGCAGGGCTTGCTCAATTGACAACTTCTGTCACCAATGCCATTACAGCAGCGGCAGATACTAGACAATGGCAATCACTGCCGCGAGAGATTCGAATTGCGCGGGTGAAATTACCTAAAGATACCAGTCATCTTCAATTACAAACCCAATTGAGAACTGGTAGAGTGATCATGCAAGATATTCCGCTGGGTCGAAGTGCGCCTTTGATCAGCCACATTCGTACTTTCACCAGTGTAGCTGAACCGGAAAAACAACATTATTTATCATCTTTAACTAACATGGACTGAATACATGAAGCCTAAATTTGCAGTTAAATTAGTTGTCCCGATGCTCATCGTGTCTAGCGCAGCGATGACAGGTTGTTCCTCAACAACCAAAGTGAGTCGTGTGGACACCAATGAAGAAATAGCGCTTTCAGATAAATGGAATGCCAAAGACTCTCAGTTAGTTGCTGAAGCAATGATAAGCGATATGCTCGGTTTCCCTTGGGTACGTGAACACCGTGCCAAAGAAGGCACTCGACCCGCTATCATTATTCAATCTGTTCGTAACAAGTCGCATCAGCATATTGCAGTTGACACCTTTTTGAATGACCTCAAGCGCGCCATATTGCGAAGCGGGCAAGCTGACTTCGTCGCAAACCGCTATGTACGGGATGAAATTCGTGAGGAAAGACGAGACCAAGAGCTCAATTCAAGCCTAGAAACTCGTAATGAGATCGGTCAAGAACAAGGTGCTGATTATGCACTATCCGGCACAATTAACTCATTTGTTGATGAACAAGGTGGCAGTCGAGTCACTTTCTATCAAGTAGACCTTCGACTAATAGACATGACGACTAACCGAGAGGTGTGGAATGGACAGAAGAAAATTCAAAAACTTCAAGAGCGCAGCGGGTATGGTTTCTAAGCGCCTAGCGTTATCTTTGTGTATTCTACTTGGCTTATCTGCTTGTCAGTCTACAAAGCAGGCTATTGCAAAGGAAGATAGCTTACCCAATTGGACCATACAGCAGCCGAGTTCCGATTACCTTGTTTATGGCGTTGGTTCAGCGAGTCATATTGTAGATAGGACAGAAGCCAAGCTTGCTGCCCAAGAGGCAGCAAGATTGGCGATTGCCAAACAGTTAAATGTAGAAATAGAAGGAACGACACAAGTTGCTCAAAGCCAGGCTAATGGCGATTTTTCGTATCGAGTGGATGAGATTTTATATTCTCGAGTCCCAAGCATACAATTACAGGGGATCAATATTGAGCAGGAGTTTTACTCCTCAGAGCAAAAAACGGCCTATGCCCTTGCCTCGTTTAACAAGGTTGAGTCAAGAATGCACGCTGAGCTTGATATTAGACAGCTTGATGAAGAGATCAGTAACGCGACGATTTCGGCACTGACCAATTCAGAAAAATTAAAAGAAGCGATGGCAATTAAACGACTAATTGCCAAAAGGCGTAAAGCAAACGAATATCACAGGCAATTAGGCGGCGGCAGTATTGTCATACCAACTTCTGTGAGTGACAAAAACAAAATGCTGAATGATTTTATTCAGTCATTAACTTTTAGTATTTCATCAAAGCTTTGGGGGCAGGAGTCTATCCGCAACCAGTTAGCCGAAAGCTTGACTAAGCAAGGTCTTACTGTTGTGGGTGAAAAACAAAGTGCAGACTTTCAAATTGACTTTAGCGTAGATTTCGAAGACGTAAAGAAAAACAGCACTTATTATGTTTTTGCCAACTCGAACTTAACACTCATGGAAAACGATAAAGAAAAGGCGCATGTATCTGCACAAATAAAAGCAGCGTCTAGTTTTGAAAACATGGCTAAGTCCAATGCTGAAGCAAAGTCAGCGAAAATGCTAAGCAAAAAGCTGGCAATGTTAATTATTGATAGCAAAATCTAAAGAAAGGCCCTTTTAAAGGGCCTTTCTTCTCTTTCTAAAATGATTTCACCACTTTAACGCTGCCATCTGCGGCTCCTGAAGATACAAAGCCAATTAAATTAGGGTTACTCGCAACGAGTTTAAGTACCTCAGCATCATCCGCAGCTTCTTTTGGCGGTGTCCCTTTTCCAGTAAATACTAATTTTGACCAATAAGCTTTAAGCTGACTCGATGACTTGTTAAGCACCTTTTCATTAAACTCATCTGTTACCGCCGAGCCATCAGCCTGCGTTATCGGAAGTGCTTTAGAGCCATCGGAGAATGACTTTGATTTACCGATAAAAATTTGCTTAATTTCGTTTTCATCAAGTGTAGAAGTATTGGCTGGATTGACAATGACATCCACGGCGAGGCAACTAAACGAGCTGCAAAGTAGAGTAAGTAAAAATAATTTTTTCATGCTTCTCTCCTTAAAATACCATGTCGATGCCAATTGTAATGGCTTTACTATCACCCGCGACCGCTAGACCAACGGAGTTATCCTCCACCTCATCGTACTGAATCTTAAAAGCGGCGGAGGAATGGAAATCCCAACGTACTCCAAACGAAGTGGTTTCATGGCTTTCAGCATCCTCGCCCTCCCCTTCAAAATCTGCGTAGGATACGAATGGCGTGATATTGTCAAAGCGGTAACCCAATGTCAGCATCTTAGTGTCTAGATCGCCATCCAAATCCAACCGATTTAGCTCTGATAAAATAAAGAAATTTCCCCAGTCTGCATTTACTGCCAAACCGTAAAACTTACCATCTCGTTCATCACTCCCCTCCCATAAGACGGGCTCTCCTGAACGATATCTCTGGTTGGTATAACGCATGTGAGTTAAACGCACTTCAAGCCAATCATTACTGGTTTGAATTACACCACCTAAGATGTCTTTCCAGATTTCTCTAGTTGGCTCTTGAAAGAAAAACTCACTCAACAGCTTATTGTCATCATCGTCTTCTTTACCAGCGTATATATTCCCGCTTAATGACCAGTCGCCTACACTGCCGCTGTAGAGCATATTGATGCCATTGTAATTAAAGATTTGCCAGGTGTAATTGTCCGCGGGTGCACGCATCCAGATATAGGCGTAACCCACATCATAAAAGTCGGAATAGTAAAATAGCGGTAAGCGCTTTTTACCTGCTTGAAAAGTCCAATTCTCATTAATCTCATAGGACAAATAAGCCCATTCAAACTTTGCATCAAAATCATCTGCGCCGCGCGCAACAATCTGGCCAGTAACGCTTAAGCCTTCGGTTAGATCAGCACTAAATTGAAGACCCATCAGTGTTTCAGGTTCAAATGAGATATCCTCGTCGTAAACACTGACGATAGGATAATCGGCAAGAAATATTGGATCGTTTATTCCGAATTGTGGAACACCGCTTCCACTCAGCACCTTACCTGCATTGATACTTGCGAATCCGGAAAAGTTAACCTCTGCATGCCCTGAAAAACAGGCAAGGCAAAGGGTACAACCTAAAGCTAGTTTCATCTTCATTATGATTCATCCCAATTGCTTGTTCTACAAGTACTACATTGCAAGTATAGTTAAATTTAAAAAAATGCTAGCAAAAGCAGCAAATTGATAAAAATATTTGCAGAAAAAGGGATGAAATGGGAACAAAAAAGCAGCTTTCGCTGCTTTTTATAAACTAAGATTCGTCATTATTATAATAACGTTCAATTTGGTCCTTCAAGTTAGGCGGCACACCTTTAATCGTGAGCGTATCGCTCGTAGCGTCATAAATAACCCGCTCCCCCAAATGCTTACGCTCAAAGCCAACGCTTACTCCACCGCCAAGCCCGGAGAATTTCACCATACTCGTTACCGTCTTTTTATCGACAGGAAAACTTTCTTCTAGCTCGTAGCCCTGCTCTTTATAAAAATCTTCAAACTTTACGTCTGAAGACTTAGAAAGCGTCTCAGACAGTGTATTGACATCCGCGTCCTCGCCGCTTGAAACACAGTCGTTACAGTAATCAAAAATCTCCTTGCGAATGTCGTCCTTTTCAGACTTTTCATATTGCTGTGTAGACAAATAATCCTCAACCGCGTGTAACATAGTTTGCGATTGCTGTTTAGGGTCTATCCCCTCTTCACAACCAAGAAAATCTAAAAAGAAATCAGCAACTTTTCGACCCGCGCGCCCTTTAATGAAGGAAATATAACGGTTTTCTTCTGCGGCCGTATCCCATGCATCTAAATCGATTCTCGCAGCCAATTGCATACGTGAAATATCTAAGTGTTTTGCTGCGGATAAGTCTAAGTCTGAGGTAATTGTATAATGTTCTTTAATATTAATCAGTGCAATCATAATAAAATTGCTGGCAACATACTGATAATGACAAAACACTAAATACCCAGTTTCATGAAATGCATATTTATTAAGCTCTTCTTTAAGCACATTGGTTGCTTCTTGGGTTAAATTCCAAAAGTTAAGCTCATTATTTCTATAACTCTGCATCGCAGACGCGACCACACTGCTTTTTTCGCCGCTAAAAGCACAGAACCCTTTACCCGGTTTGCCATTGTAGGCATGATGCAATTGTTCAATGAAAACATTAACTTTGTCATTGATTTGCATTTCATCATCACGTAGATGTATTTCGGTATCTTCGTCTTGTTTGTCTACATAGTGAACAACTAGTTTTTTTACCTCAACGCTCATCTTTGTTTTTCACGCCTCTAATGTTAAAATGTAAAAATTATTGCTTTTATAAATTGAACCAACTGATGCCTATCCAATCAAAGTATTCCAATAAACAAGTAGAAGAAATTGTTGACCAATTAGTTAATGTATTAAGCTCGCAAAACGCACCAGTTGATCTCAGCTTAATGTGTTTGGGTAATTCTATCACGCACATTCTAAAAGAACATGTTCCAGAGAGTAAGAGACAATCTGTTGCCGAAAATTTTGCCAAAGCACTTACACAATCAGTAAAGTAACGGAATGAATCTTACACCGCACAGCCCTTTTTCATCAAAAGCAAGTCAATTACTCAGCTGGGGACACTGGTTTACCTTTGCCAACATTGGCTTGGTTTTATTGATTAGCTCAGTTTATTTGTTCGCCGACAAAGCGCCAAGTACCTTTGTCGGTTGGTTTTATATGCTGATCACGTGGATAAGCCATACCAGCTTTATCACTTTTTGTGCGTTTGTATTAACTATCTTTCCGCTTAGTTTAATATTCCCTTACCCGCGACATATTCGCGGGATGGCTGCAATTATTGCCTCGGTTGGTATTGTTGTACTAACAGTAGATGCCTTTGTTTACCTACAACTTGGCTACCATATAAACCCAGCTTCGCTTTCCGATATTTTTGTTTTATTGTGGGAAACCTTAGTCGGATCATCCCTAGTTAATCTCATCATTACCATTGCAATACTTGGACTGGTGCTCACTTTTGAACTACTCGCAGGCAATTATGCTTGGCGTCATTTGGCTGAGCTTAAGTCCTATAAATTTCCTCGTTATGCAACGGGCACCATTGTAACCTGCTTTGCGCTAAGCCACAGCCTGCACATTTGGGCTGATGCGAATGCCTTTTTCGATATCACTAAGCAAGATAATGTATTACCCCTCTCTTATCCTACAACCGCAAAGAGCTTACTCGCCAGACACGATTTACTTGATATCGAGCAGTATGAGGAAGCGCACTCACTAAGCATTGGTGATACGCATTCAAAATACAAAGCCCCTGTAATTTCGGCGGTATGCAAAGAAAAGAAAGATACTGGTGAGCAACCTATCTATATTTATGCGTATACAGATCAGGCACTGTTCCAAAAAACAGCAACAGCACTTCAGAGCAACGGTAAAAATAACGTGTTCCGAATGGATTCTGTTTTACGTGCAGGAAATAGCAGCGATGCGCTATTCAGCCTGATATACGGTCTACCGAGTTATTATAAAGAGTCTGTCATGCTGCAGCAGCAAGTTCCGATATGGTCAATTAATAATGACTTAATGAGTGTTAATGCTAGCGGCGAGTTCTCTTTTGTTCCTTCTCATCAAGCAAGTAAATTAAC
This genomic interval from Pseudoalteromonas galatheae contains the following:
- a CDS encoding DUF3413 domain-containing protein yields the protein MNLTPHSPFSSKASQLLSWGHWFTFANIGLVLLISSVYLFADKAPSTFVGWFYMLITWISHTSFITFCAFVLTIFPLSLIFPYPRHIRGMAAIIASVGIVVLTVDAFVYLQLGYHINPASLSDIFVLLWETLVGSSLVNLIITIAILGLVLTFELLAGNYAWRHLAELKSYKFPRYATGTIVTCFALSHSLHIWADANAFFDITKQDNVLPLSYPTTAKSLLARHDLLDIEQYEEAHSLSIGDTHSKYKAPVISAVCKEKKDTGEQPIYIYAYTDQALFQKTATALQSNGKNNVFRMDSVLRAGNSSDALFSLIYGLPSYYKESVMLQQQVPIWSINNDLMSVNASGEFSFVPSHQASKLTIVEVSDEIDIDSSKPFVVIDISAQQATVLTSSAVTNIELFAQASGLVQPNDITYTLLSSYLGCDSLAQQSMLASNIKTRSHAEGVNFTQGVLVAFKKDKITLVNQDGSFKQMSAKEGFVLNGNLDIPFLIQSIKTLKKFTAPEAQ